A portion of the Brevundimonas pondensis genome contains these proteins:
- a CDS encoding PaaI family thioesterase, which produces MSPPSDTPDLAALSGLDQLRLMLDGRLPPAPIAGTVGFHLTELAEGRVAFEGEPTLAVYNPIGSVHGGWMATLLDSACGCAVHSMLKPGQAYTTLELKTVFHKALKAGVPVRAEGRIVQSGRRAAFSEADLRGLDGTLYATATSTCLVMERA; this is translated from the coding sequence ATGAGCCCCCCGTCAGATACGCCCGATCTCGCCGCCCTGTCGGGACTGGACCAGCTTCGCCTGATGCTGGATGGCCGCCTGCCCCCGGCCCCGATCGCCGGGACGGTGGGCTTTCACCTGACCGAGCTGGCCGAAGGTCGTGTGGCTTTCGAGGGCGAGCCGACGCTGGCCGTCTACAACCCCATCGGCTCGGTGCACGGCGGCTGGATGGCGACCCTGCTCGATTCGGCCTGCGGCTGTGCAGTCCATTCCATGCTGAAGCCGGGGCAGGCCTATACGACGCTGGAATTGAAGACCGTCTTCCACAAGGCGCTGAAGGCCGGGGTTCCGGTTCGCGCCGAGGGGCGAATTGTTCAGTCTGGTCGTCGCGCCGCCTTCTCCGAGGCCGACCTGCGCGGCCTGGACGGGACGCTCTACGCCACCGCCACCTCGACCTGCCTGGTGATGGAGCGCGCTTAG
- a CDS encoding bifunctional riboflavin kinase/FAD synthetase has protein sequence MVEVIRGWRDLPASQRGAAVAVGAFDGVHRGHQAVIASAREAAQRLGAPLAVVSFDPHPRRLFQPEAAPFRLMTAEQMARALAPLGVERLYLIPFDREMAGMTDEEFARRVLSEGLGVVHAAVGFDFTFGKGRSGSPALLRTYGQTLGFTVSVTDRIDDASGLKLSSSAVREALKAGDMDRAAAILGRPFAIQGEVIHGDKRGRTIGVPTANVAMGDYMRPAYGVYATRTRLPDGRVIKGVANLGVRPMFEIEQPLLEVWLLDFHESLYGQALETELVAFLRGEMKFDGLDELKVQIEADAAAARAVLG, from the coding sequence GTGGTTGAGGTCATCCGCGGCTGGCGCGACCTGCCGGCGTCGCAGCGCGGGGCGGCGGTGGCCGTCGGCGCCTTTGACGGCGTTCATCGCGGCCATCAGGCGGTCATCGCCTCGGCTCGCGAGGCGGCTCAACGTCTGGGCGCGCCCCTGGCCGTGGTCAGCTTCGATCCGCATCCGCGCCGCCTGTTCCAGCCCGAGGCCGCGCCGTTTCGTCTGATGACGGCGGAGCAGATGGCCCGCGCCCTGGCGCCGCTGGGGGTCGAGCGCCTCTATCTGATCCCCTTCGACCGGGAGATGGCGGGGATGACGGATGAAGAGTTCGCCCGTCGCGTCCTGTCGGAAGGCTTGGGCGTCGTCCACGCCGCCGTCGGCTTCGACTTCACCTTCGGCAAGGGCCGTTCCGGCTCGCCCGCCTTGCTGCGCACCTATGGCCAGACTCTGGGCTTCACCGTCTCCGTCACCGACCGCATCGACGACGCCTCGGGGCTGAAGCTGTCGTCGTCCGCCGTGCGCGAGGCGTTGAAGGCCGGGGACATGGACCGCGCCGCCGCCATCCTGGGCCGCCCCTTCGCCATCCAGGGCGAGGTGATCCACGGCGACAAGCGCGGCCGCACCATCGGCGTGCCGACCGCCAACGTGGCCATGGGCGACTACATGCGCCCGGCCTATGGCGTTTACGCCACGCGCACCCGCCTGCCGGACGGGCGGGTCATCAAGGGCGTCGCCAACCTGGGCGTCCGCCCCATGTTCGAGATCGAACAGCCCCTGTTGGAAGTCTGGCTGCTGGACTTCCATGAGAGCCTTTACGGCCAGGCGCTGGAGACCGAACTGGTCGCCTTCCTGCGCGGCGAGATGAAGTTCGACGGGCTGGACGAACTGAAGGTCCAGATCGAGGCGGATGCGGCGGCGGCGCGGGCTGTGCTGGGCTGA
- a CDS encoding TIGR01459 family HAD-type hydrolase: protein MTLPHALPRLSAVADDYDILLCDVWGVIHNGRESWPVACEALTKFNEKGGHVVLISNSPRPSSDVVAQLDALGVPRDAWKAFVTSGDATRAELARRAPGPAWIIGPDRDFVLYEGLNLTSAHDASDAAFLSVTGLFDDATETPEDYRQRLIPAVERDLELICANPDRIVQKGDSIIYCGGAIADLYEEMGGRVIMAGKPFGPIYELALREAQVLMGRPVDRSRVLCIGDGVITDVLGAAEQALDCLFIAQGIHGDAAKGADGTLDAARAAELLRAETTFARYAALELAW, encoded by the coding sequence ATGACCCTGCCTCACGCCCTGCCTCGCCTGTCCGCCGTCGCCGACGACTATGACATCCTGCTGTGCGACGTCTGGGGGGTGATTCACAACGGTCGCGAAAGCTGGCCCGTGGCCTGCGAGGCCCTCACGAAGTTCAATGAAAAGGGCGGCCACGTCGTCCTCATCTCCAACTCGCCGCGCCCCTCGTCGGACGTCGTGGCGCAACTGGATGCGCTCGGCGTGCCGCGCGACGCTTGGAAGGCCTTCGTCACCTCGGGCGACGCCACCCGCGCCGAACTGGCTCGCCGCGCCCCTGGCCCGGCCTGGATCATCGGCCCCGACCGCGACTTTGTTCTCTACGAAGGTCTGAACCTGACCAGCGCCCATGACGCCTCGGACGCCGCCTTCCTGTCGGTCACTGGCCTGTTCGACGACGCGACCGAGACGCCCGAGGACTATCGCCAGCGCCTGATTCCCGCCGTCGAGCGTGATCTTGAGCTGATCTGCGCCAACCCGGATCGCATCGTGCAGAAGGGTGACAGCATCATCTATTGCGGCGGCGCCATCGCCGACCTCTACGAGGAAATGGGCGGGCGTGTGATCATGGCGGGCAAGCCTTTCGGCCCCATCTATGAACTGGCCCTGCGCGAGGCCCAGGTCCTCATGGGGCGCCCCGTCGATCGGTCGCGCGTCCTGTGCATCGGCGACGGCGTCATCACCGACGTTCTGGGCGCCGCCGAGCAGGCCCTCGACTGCCTGTTCATCGCCCAGGGCATTCACGGCGACGCCGCCAAGGGGGCGGACGGGACACTGGACGCCGCTCGCGCCGCCGAATTGCTCCGCGCCGAGACGACCTTCGCCCGCTACGCCGCGCTCGAACTGGCATGGTGA
- the lspA gene encoding signal peptidase II: MKISRFAYAAYGLALVVIVLDQLTKAMVLNAIDAAHISQIPDGYRIAEVMPPVFNLTYVLNTGVSFGLFGGGAGRWILSAFSILVAGALAFWATRSDRKLMVAAIGLVMGGALGNVFDRIRFGGVVDFLDFSGTGLFPWIFNIADAGITVGVVLLILDSFLSERRTKVGAAHEKS, encoded by the coding sequence ATGAAAATCTCTCGCTTCGCCTACGCCGCCTACGGCCTCGCCCTCGTGGTCATCGTCCTGGATCAGCTGACCAAGGCCATGGTCCTGAACGCCATCGACGCGGCGCACATCTCGCAGATCCCTGACGGCTATCGCATCGCCGAGGTCATGCCGCCGGTGTTCAACCTGACCTATGTCCTGAACACAGGCGTCAGCTTCGGCCTGTTCGGCGGCGGCGCCGGGCGCTGGATCCTCAGCGCCTTCTCGATTCTGGTCGCCGGCGCCCTGGCCTTCTGGGCCACCCGTTCGGATCGCAAGCTGATGGTCGCCGCGATCGGTCTGGTCATGGGCGGCGCCCTGGGCAATGTCTTTGACCGCATCCGCTTCGGCGGGGTCGTGGACTTCCTCGATTTCTCGGGGACGGGCCTGTTCCCGTGGATCTTCAACATCGCCGACGCAGGCATCACCGTGGGCGTCGTCCTGCTGATCCTCGACAGCTTCCTGTCGGAACGCCGCACCAAGGTTGGCGCGGCCCACGAAAAGTCGTAA
- a CDS encoding MaoC family dehydratase, with translation MVEYVTQHPSGGYILDELHVGMAAQKTVHVTEDRIRLFAEASDDFNPVHLDEEFASKTAYRGRIAHGLLSAAFGSAVVGTILPGAGSIYISQTLAFHFPVRIGDSVRIVITVIEMETDSARVELRCEGFVGDKLIMDGVAVVRVPRRRKPSAR, from the coding sequence ATGGTCGAATACGTCACACAGCATCCGTCGGGCGGTTACATCCTCGACGAACTCCACGTCGGCATGGCCGCGCAGAAGACCGTCCACGTCACCGAGGACCGGATTCGCCTGTTCGCCGAGGCGTCGGACGACTTCAATCCGGTGCACCTGGACGAGGAGTTCGCCTCCAAGACCGCCTATCGCGGCCGCATCGCCCACGGCCTGCTCAGCGCCGCCTTCGGCTCGGCGGTGGTGGGGACCATCCTGCCGGGCGCCGGGTCCATCTATATTTCCCAGACCCTGGCCTTCCACTTCCCGGTCCGCATCGGCGACTCGGTTCGCATCGTCATCACCGTGATCGAGATGGAGACCGACAGCGCCCGCGTCGAGCTGCGTTGCGAAGGCTTTGTCGGCGACAAGCTGATCATGGACGGGGTCGCCGTCGTGCGCGTGCCGCGTCGGCGCAAGCCCTCGGCGCGCTGA
- a CDS encoding DUF3035 domain-containing protein has product MRIRNAATVALLATTALGLTACQSMKQSIGLAKVVPDEFVTVASAPLSVPPEYGLTPPAPGQPRPQELAPESAARQILLGQRQAVTRTGGEQVLVAQAGADRADPLARYVVDDEFGDLAHKEESWANRILFWRKNDPATQAPTVSQGSDTARTIDASTEHARLQALTGGREGIAITPRRDSRFKLPGL; this is encoded by the coding sequence ATGCGTATTCGTAACGCCGCTACCGTGGCCCTTCTCGCCACCACCGCCCTCGGCCTGACGGCCTGCCAGAGCATGAAACAGAGCATCGGCCTGGCCAAGGTCGTGCCGGACGAGTTCGTCACCGTGGCCAGCGCCCCGCTTTCGGTGCCGCCTGAATACGGCCTGACCCCGCCGGCGCCCGGCCAGCCGCGCCCGCAGGAACTGGCGCCGGAAAGCGCCGCCCGCCAGATCTTGCTCGGCCAGCGCCAGGCCGTGACCCGCACCGGCGGCGAACAGGTCCTGGTCGCCCAGGCTGGCGCCGATCGCGCCGATCCGCTGGCCCGCTATGTCGTCGACGACGAGTTTGGCGACCTGGCCCACAAGGAAGAGAGCTGGGCCAACCGCATCCTGTTCTGGCGCAAGAACGATCCCGCCACCCAGGCGCCGACCGTCAGCCAGGGCTCGGACACCGCCCGCACCATCGACGCCAGCACCGAGCACGCCCGCCTGCAAGCCCTGACCGGCGGCCGCGAGGGCATTGCGATCACGCCGCGCCGCGACAGCCGCTTCAAGCTGCCGGGCCTCTAG